Below is a window of Nitrospinota bacterium DNA.
TAATCAGGGGACTTTTCATGAATCTTTAAACCTCGCTTCTGTCTGGAAGCTTCCTGTAATCTACTGTATTGAAAATAACAGATACGGTATGGGAACAGCAGTTGAAAGATCAACTTCATTGTATGATATCTGCCAGAAGGCCTGTGCGTATGACATACCCAATATCCATATTGATGGAATGGATGTTTTAAATGTTAAAAAGGCATTTGAAGAGGCGGTTAAAAGGGCAAGGGAAGAGAAAGCCCCCACTTTGATCGAGGCCGTAACATATCGGTTTCGGGGTCATTCTATGGCAGACCCTGCGCATTACAGAACAAAGGAAGAGCTTGAGGAGCAGAAGAAAAGGGATCCTGTAGAAGCCTTTAAAAAGAAGCTTATGCAAAAAAAGGTCATTTCAGAGAAAGATGTAAAGGATATTGAAAAGGAAATAGAGGAAAAGATAAATCAGGCAGTAGAGTTTGCAGATAAGAGTCCAGAGCCGCCTTTAGATTCTCTTTACGAAGATTTATATATTGAATAGAGGGGGATTCAATGGCTATTATAACTTTTAGAGAAGCAATCAATCAGGCACTAAAAGAAGAGATGCAAAGAGATGAGAAAGTCTTTTTAATGGGCGAAGAGGTCGGTTTTTATCATGGTGCCTATAAGGTAAGTCAGGGTCTTTTAGAAGAATTTGGAGAGAAAAGAGTTATCGATACCCCCATTACAGAAGCAGGCTTTACAGGGGTGGGAATCGGGGCAGCCATGCTGGGGCTGAGGCCTGTAATCGAGATGATGACATTCAATTTTTCTATACTGGCACTGGATCAGATTGTGAATAACGCTGCCAAACTTCGGTATATGTCAGGGGGACAGATAAAGATACCGATGGTTATAAGGGGGCCAAGCGGAGCGGCTCATCAGCTTGGAGCACAGCATTCTCAGGCTCTTGAGGCGTGGTATGCCCACGTGCCCGGATTAAAAGTGGTTATCCCCTCTACTCCAAAGGATGCCAAAGGACTTTTGAAGTCGGCTATTAGAGATGATAACCCTGTCATTTTTATGGAATCTGAGCTTATGTACGGACTTAAAGGTGAAGTTCCTGAGGAAGAATATACCATTCCCATCGGTAAAGGCGACATAAAGAGAGAGGGAAAAGATGTGACGATCATCGCCTATTCAAAGATGTTCCATCTCGCCATGCAGGCAGCTAGCGAACTTGAAAAAGAGGGGATTAATGCTGAGATCATTGATCCAATGACCATCAAGCCTCTGGATAAAGATATGATTTTTGAATCAATAAAGAAGACAAATCGATGTGTTATCGTTCAGGAGGGATGGAGATTTTGCGGCGTTGCCTCGGAGATATCAAGTTTAATCTATGAAGAAGTCCTTGACTATCTTGATGCTCCCGTATCAAGGGTTACAGGGGAGGAGGTTCCCATGCCCTTTGCGAGAAATTTAGAAGAAGCAGCTCTCCCCAGCAAGGAAAAGATTATAAAGGCAGTAAAAAGTGTTATGTACATTGATCAGTAATGGAGGAAAGAAATGGCCTTTAAAGTTCTGATGCCAAGATTAAGCGATACAATGGAAGAAGGCAAAATAATCAAGTGGGAAAAGAAAGAGGGAGATAGGGTCGAAAAAGGTGATGTGCTTGCAGAGGTGGAGACAGACAAAGCAAACCTTGAGATGGAGGCTTATTCATCAGGGATTCTAAGAAAGATAATTTTAAAAGAGGGTGTATCTGCACCAGTAGGAGACCTGATTGCTATTATAGGAGAGAAGGATGAGGATATTTCAGATATTGTGAAAGAGGGAAAAGAAAAACCAGCTAAGGAAGAAGAGAAGAAAGAAGAACCCAAAGAGAAGGAGCCGGAAAAAGCAGAAGCGGCACCAAAACCAACTGAGGAAGAAAAGAAAGAAGAAAAAGAAGAAATGAAAGAGAAAGAGAAAAAAGAAGAACCGAAAAAGGAAGAAAGAAAAAGGATTTTTATCTCTCCGTTAGCTAAAAAGATAGCAGAAGAAGGAGGCTTAGATATTTCAACAATAGAAGGAAGTGGTCCCGAAGGAAGGATTATCAAGAAAGACGTGTTAAGCACCATTTCAAAAGCGAAAGAGATAAAGCCAGAAATTAAAGAGAAAATTGAGGAATACAGAGAAGAACCTCTTTCTACAATAAGAAAGACAATTGCAAAGAGACTCACTTTGAGCAAAGGGCCTGTGCCGCATTTTTATGTGACTGCAGAAATTGATATGGAAAGAGCTATCTATTTTAGGAATTCATTGAAAACCTTGAAAAAAGAAATTCCTGTATCTTTTAATGATATTTTGATAAAGGCCTCAGCCATTGCGCTTGAGAAATTTCCACAAATAAATGCCTCATATAGGACAGATAAAATCATTTATTACAATGTTATTCATATAGGGATTGCCGTTGCCTTAGAAGATGGTCTGATAACACCAGTTATAAGAAATGTTGAGAAAAAAACTCTTTTTGAGGTTGCAAAAGAGAGCAAGGAACTCATAGAAAAAGCCAAGGAGAAGAAGCTGAAACCCGAGGAGTATACAGGTGCGACATTTACCATCTCTAATATGGGTATGTATGACGTTGAAAACTTTTCAGCTATCATCAATCCCCCAGAAGGCGCTATTCTTGCTGTTGGCTCAATCATCAAGAGACCAGTGGTGATTGAGGATAAAATAGAAATACGAAACAGGATGAAGGTAACGATTTCATGTGACCACCGTATTGTAGACGGTGTAGTGGCAGCTCAGTTTTTACAGGAACTCAAGATAGATTTAGAGAAGCCTATAGGAATCGTTTTATAAAAAATTTTTCAACAACAAAAAGGAGAATAATTACATGGAGAAATTTGACCTCATTATAATAGGTTCAGGTCCTGGGGGATATGTGGCTGCGATACGAGCTTCCCAGCTAGGGCTAAAGACAGCCGTGGTCGAAGAAGATAAATTAGGCGGTGTCTGTCTTAATTGGGGATGCATACCCACAAAGGCATTGATAAAAAACGCAGAGGTTTTGGATCTCTTTAAAAAAGGAAAGCAGTTTGGGATCTCTTATGATAATCTGAGCTTTGATTTTGGAAGCGCAGTTAAGAGAAGCAGAAAGGTAGCTCTTAAGCTCTCAAAAGGCGTAGAGTATCTCTTCAAGAAGAATAAGATAACACTTTTTCCAGGACATGCAACTCTAAACAGTTCAAATAGAGTAAAAGTAGAAAAAGACGGGAAGCTTGTAAATGAACTTGAGGCAAAAAATATAATTCTTGCTACAGGTTCAAGGCCAAAGTCTGTACCAGGTATAAAGATAGATGGTGAAAAGGTCATTACAAGTACAGAGGCGATGGTTTTAGAGGAGGTTCCCAAATCCTTAATTATCGTAGGGGCTGGGGCTATCGGTATTGAGTTTGCATATATCTACAATTCTTATGGTTCAGAGGTTACTGTAATAGAGATGCTAGAGAATATTCTTCCTATTGAAGATAAGGAAATAACTGAGCAACTGAGGTCTTCCTTCATAAAAAGAGGTGTAAAGATATATACAGGTTCAAAAGTTGCAGAGACGAGGATAGAAGGAAAGAATATTAAGCTTAAAATGTCTTCTAAGAAAGAGGTCAAAGATATTGTTGGAGAAAAGATACTGGTTGCTATTGGCAGGGATCCTAATATCGAAAATTTAGGCCTTGAAGATTTAAAAGTGGATACGGACAATGGTTTTATTAAGGTGAATAAAAATTATGAAACAAATATAAAGGGTCTTTTCGCGATTGGTGATGTTATCGGAGCTCCTCTTCTCGCACACGCAG
It encodes the following:
- a CDS encoding pyruvate dehydrogenase complex E1 component subunit beta, which encodes MAIITFREAINQALKEEMQRDEKVFLMGEEVGFYHGAYKVSQGLLEEFGEKRVIDTPITEAGFTGVGIGAAMLGLRPVIEMMTFNFSILALDQIVNNAAKLRYMSGGQIKIPMVIRGPSGAAHQLGAQHSQALEAWYAHVPGLKVVIPSTPKDAKGLLKSAIRDDNPVIFMESELMYGLKGEVPEEEYTIPIGKGDIKREGKDVTIIAYSKMFHLAMQAASELEKEGINAEIIDPMTIKPLDKDMIFESIKKTNRCVIVQEGWRFCGVASEISSLIYEEVLDYLDAPVSRVTGEEVPMPFARNLEEAALPSKEKIIKAVKSVMYIDQ
- the pdhA gene encoding pyruvate dehydrogenase (acetyl-transferring) E1 component subunit alpha; this encodes MKDDELKGLLYKMIYLRRFEEKAGEMYTMGKFRGFCHLYIGEEAVAVGALSTIRDDDYVLASYREHAHCLIKGSDGGRVMAELFGKETGVSKGKGGSMHLFDIEKNFWGGHAIVAGHLPLATGMGFAIKYEGKDQVVLCFFGEGSVNQGTFHESLNLASVWKLPVIYCIENNRYGMGTAVERSTSLYDICQKACAYDIPNIHIDGMDVLNVKKAFEEAVKRAREEKAPTLIEAVTYRFRGHSMADPAHYRTKEELEEQKKRDPVEAFKKKLMQKKVISEKDVKDIEKEIEEKINQAVEFADKSPEPPLDSLYEDLYIE
- a CDS encoding pyruvate dehydrogenase complex dihydrolipoamide acetyltransferase, which gives rise to MAFKVLMPRLSDTMEEGKIIKWEKKEGDRVEKGDVLAEVETDKANLEMEAYSSGILRKIILKEGVSAPVGDLIAIIGEKDEDISDIVKEGKEKPAKEEEKKEEPKEKEPEKAEAAPKPTEEEKKEEKEEMKEKEKKEEPKKEERKRIFISPLAKKIAEEGGLDISTIEGSGPEGRIIKKDVLSTISKAKEIKPEIKEKIEEYREEPLSTIRKTIAKRLTLSKGPVPHFYVTAEIDMERAIYFRNSLKTLKKEIPVSFNDILIKASAIALEKFPQINASYRTDKIIYYNVIHIGIAVALEDGLITPVIRNVEKKTLFEVAKESKELIEKAKEKKLKPEEYTGATFTISNMGMYDVENFSAIINPPEGAILAVGSIIKRPVVIEDKIEIRNRMKVTISCDHRIVDGVVAAQFLQELKIDLEKPIGIVL
- the lpdA gene encoding dihydrolipoyl dehydrogenase, whose amino-acid sequence is MEKFDLIIIGSGPGGYVAAIRASQLGLKTAVVEEDKLGGVCLNWGCIPTKALIKNAEVLDLFKKGKQFGISYDNLSFDFGSAVKRSRKVALKLSKGVEYLFKKNKITLFPGHATLNSSNRVKVEKDGKLVNELEAKNIILATGSRPKSVPGIKIDGEKVITSTEAMVLEEVPKSLIIVGAGAIGIEFAYIYNSYGSEVTVIEMLENILPIEDKEITEQLRSSFIKRGVKIYTGSKVAETRIEGKNIKLKMSSKKEVKDIVGEKILVAIGRDPNIENLGLEDLKVDTDNGFIKVNKNYETNIKGLFAIGDVIGAPLLAHAASEEGIAAVEYIAKGKEAGLDLNNMPSCTYCQPQVASIGLTEDKAREKGFDIDIGRFPFRANGKAQALEEMEGMVKIIVEKKYGEILGAHILGSEATEMIAEIGVAKRLESTVEELATTVHAHPTLSEVVGEASLDALGRVIHI